One window from the genome of Lutra lutra chromosome X, mLutLut1.2, whole genome shotgun sequence encodes:
- the NALF2 gene encoding NALCN channel auxiliary factor 2, translated as MFRGAWMWPGKDAAALTICCCCCCWAPRPSDKPCADSERAQRWRLSLASLLFFTVLLADHLWLCAGARPRARELSSAMRPPWGTGRERQPMPPRAVLPLPPPPPPGEPSASPGTCGPQYSNLTKATPAAGPRPDCGGVPEPTGLDAACTKLQSLQRLFEPTTPAPPLRPPDSPSRAPAEFPSAKKNLLKGHFRNFTLSFCDTYTVWDLLLGMDRPDSLDCSLDTLLGDLLAVVASPGSGAWEVCNNCIEAYQRLDRHAQEKYDEFDLVLHKYLQAEEYSIRSCTKGCKAVYKAWLCSEYFSVTQQECQRWVPCKQYCLEVQTRCPFILPDNEEMVYGGLPGFICTGLLDTSPKRPETKCCDVQWVSCESEKKKFKETEAPKTHHQQFHHSYFHHYHQQYHHFHPRHDPPGHISHKPSLLPVSGGSRLSPSRIRLYVLVLMLLHTMVSFSSSQGGGGLGLEALPALDEGLTLEE; from the exons ATGTTCAGGGGCGCTTGGATGTGGCCCGGGAAAGACGCCGCCGCGCTGACtatctgctgctgctgctgctgctgggctcCCAGGCCGAGCGACAAACCTTGCGCTGACTCTGAGCGGGCGCAGCGATGGCGACTGTCCCTGGCGTCCCTGCTCTTCTTCACCGTGCTGCTCGCTGACCATCTGTGGCTGTGCGCGGGGGCCCGGCCCCGGGCGAGGGAGCTGAGCAGCGCCATGCGGCCGCCCTGGGGGACCGGCCGGGAGCGGCAGCCGATGCCTCCTCGCGCGGTGCTGCCcttgccgccgccgccgccgcccggcgaGCCCAGCGCGTCCCCGGGCACCTGCGGCCCCCAATACAGCAACCTGACCAAAGCCACCCCCGCTGCCGGTCCCAGGCCGGACTGCGGTGGCGTCCCAGAGCCCACGGGGCTGGACGCAGCTTGCACCAAATTGCAATCTTTGCAGAGACTTTTTGAACCGACTACCCCGGCCCCCCCACTGCGGCCCCCTGACTCCCCTTCCCGTGCCCCGGCCGAGTTCCCCTCCGCCAAAAAAAACTTGCTCAAAGGCCACTTTCGGAACTTCACTCTCTCCTTTTGCGACACCTACACGGTCTGGGACTTGCTGCTGGGCATGGACCGCCCCGACAGCCTGGACTGCAGCCTGGACACCTTGCTGGGGGACCTGCTGGCCGTGGTGGCCAGCCCGGGCTCCGGGGCCTGGGAGGTGTGTAACAACTGTATCGAGGCGTACCAGCGGCTCGACCGACATGCTCAGGAAAAATATGACGAGTTCGACCTCGTGCTGCATAAATACTTACAGGCAGAAGAGTACTCAATCCGGTCCTGCACGAAAGGCTGTAAG GCTGTCTACAAGGCCTGGCTGTGCTCCGAATACTTCAGCGTGACCCAGCAGGAATGCCAGCGCTGGGTGCCCTGTAAGCAGTACTGTCTGGAAGTGCAGACCCGGTGCCCCTTTATACTCCCCGACAACGAGGAAATGGTGTACGGAGGGCTTCCTGGCTTTATCTGTACAG GGTTGCTGGATACTTCGCCAAAGCGGCCGGAAACCAAGTGCTGTGACGTGCAGTGGGTCTCCTGTGAGTCGGAGAAGAAGAAGTTCAAGGAGACTGAGGCCCCCAAAACCCACCACCAGCAATTCCACCACTCCTATTTCCACCACTACCACCAACAGTACCACCATTTCCACCCCCGCCATGACCCCCCCGGCCACATCAGCCACAAGCCCTCCCTGCTGCCGGTCTCCGGGGGCTCCCGCCTCAGCCCCAGCAGGATCCGGCTCTATGTCCTTGTTCTCATGCTCCTCCATACCATGGTGTCCTTCTCCAGCAGCCAGGGCGGTGGAGGACTGGGGCTGGAGGCACTGCCGGCCCTAGATGAGGGCCTGACTCTGGAAGAGTGA